A single genomic interval of Kogia breviceps isolate mKogBre1 chromosome 6, mKogBre1 haplotype 1, whole genome shotgun sequence harbors:
- the MSANTD1 gene encoding myb/SANT-like DNA-binding domain-containing protein 1 isoform X1: MNKSLLVSLKVTSRQAAGKGGELLEVGPSFVHSFIQQAFPRLLPVGSWGTGAARPVKWTRRVWVWMVLIDAGRSGLQRGCPRCEGSTPPAPSCALASSTVPAPRPTPRVTQARRHPACEEGSGRTAAGPRVCSGLEPSPRAAWWWWRLYRAPGMAAAEVPGYLVSPQTEKHRRARNWTDAEMRGLMLVWEEFFDELKQTKRNAKVYEKMASKLLEMTGERRLGEEIKIKITNMTFQYRKLKCMTDSESVPPDWPYYLAIDRILAKVPESCDGKLPDGQQPGPSTSQTEASLSPSAKSAPLYLPYNRCSYEGRSQDDGSGSSSSSLPLKFRSDERPVKKRKGQGGHLQRKKLRLLETMLEEQRRLSRALEETCREVRRGLDQHSLLQAQGLQLQERMMSLLEKIIAKSGV; this comes from the exons ATGAATAAGAGTTTGCTAGTAAGTCTCAAGGTGACGTCTAGGCAAGCTGCCGGGAAGGGAGGGGAGTTGCTTGAGGTCGGTCCTTCGTttgttcattcctttattcagcaAGCCTTCCCCAGGCTGCTTCCTGTGGGGTCCTGGGGTACGGGAGCAGCCCGCCCCGTCAAGTGGACCCGGCGGGTCTGGGTGTGGATGGTGCTGATTGATGCAGGGCGGTCAGGGCTGCAGCGGGGCTGCCCACGGTGTGAGGGATCCACACCACCCGCTCCCAGCTGCGCTCTGGCCTCAAGCACTGTGCCGGCTCCTCGGCCCACCCCACGTGTCACCCAGGCCCGCAGGCATCCCGCCTGCGAGGAGGGGAGCGGGCGGACAGCGGCCGGGCCACGGGTCTGCTCGGGGCTGGAGCCCAGCCCCCGCGCAGCCTGGTGGTGGTGGCGTCTGTACC GTGCCCCCGGCATGGCGGCGGCCGAGGTGCCCGGCTACCTCGTGTCCCCGCAGACGGAGAAGCACCGGCGGGCCCGCAACTGGACGGACGCGGAGATGCGCGGCCTCATGCTCGTCTGGGAGGAGTTCTTCGACGAGCTGAAGCAGACCAAGCGCAATGCCAAGGTGTACGAGAAGATGGCCAGCAAGCTGCTGGAGATGACCGGCGAGCGCCGGCTGGGCGAGGAGATCAAGATCAAGATCACCAACATGACCTTCCAGTACAG GAAATTAAAATGCATGACAGATAGCGAGTCCGTCCCGCCCGACTGGCCCTATTACCTAGCCATTGATAGGATTCTGGCCAAGGTCCCCGAGTCCTGTGATGGCAAACTGCCGGACGGCCAGCAGCCGGGGCCCTCCACGTCCCAGACCGAGGCGTCCCTGTCGCCGTCTGCTAAGTCCGCCCCTCTGTACTTACCGTATAACCGGTGCTCCTACGAAGGCCGCTCCCAGGACGATGGCTCCGGCAGCTCCTCCAGCTCACTGCCCCTTAAGTTCAG GTCGGACGAGCGGCCCGTGAAGAAACGCAAGGGACAGGGCGGCCACTTGCAGAGGAAGAAGCTGCGGCTGCTGGAGACGATGCTGGAGGAGCAGCGCCGGCTGAGCCGCGCCCTGGAGGAGACGTGCCGCGAGGTGCGCCGCGGGCTGGACCAGCACAGCCTCCTGCAGGCGCAGGGCCTGCAGCTGCAGGAGCGCATGATGAGCCTGCTCGAGAAGATCATCGCCAAGTCCGGGGTCTAG
- the MSANTD1 gene encoding myb/SANT-like DNA-binding domain-containing protein 1 isoform X2, which yields MAAAEVPGYLVSPQTEKHRRARNWTDAEMRGLMLVWEEFFDELKQTKRNAKVYEKMASKLLEMTGERRLGEEIKIKITNMTFQYRKLKCMTDSESVPPDWPYYLAIDRILAKVPESCDGKLPDGQQPGPSTSQTEASLSPSAKSAPLYLPYNRCSYEGRSQDDGSGSSSSSLPLKFRSDERPVKKRKGQGGHLQRKKLRLLETMLEEQRRLSRALEETCREVRRGLDQHSLLQAQGLQLQERMMSLLEKIIAKSGV from the exons ATGGCGGCGGCCGAGGTGCCCGGCTACCTCGTGTCCCCGCAGACGGAGAAGCACCGGCGGGCCCGCAACTGGACGGACGCGGAGATGCGCGGCCTCATGCTCGTCTGGGAGGAGTTCTTCGACGAGCTGAAGCAGACCAAGCGCAATGCCAAGGTGTACGAGAAGATGGCCAGCAAGCTGCTGGAGATGACCGGCGAGCGCCGGCTGGGCGAGGAGATCAAGATCAAGATCACCAACATGACCTTCCAGTACAG GAAATTAAAATGCATGACAGATAGCGAGTCCGTCCCGCCCGACTGGCCCTATTACCTAGCCATTGATAGGATTCTGGCCAAGGTCCCCGAGTCCTGTGATGGCAAACTGCCGGACGGCCAGCAGCCGGGGCCCTCCACGTCCCAGACCGAGGCGTCCCTGTCGCCGTCTGCTAAGTCCGCCCCTCTGTACTTACCGTATAACCGGTGCTCCTACGAAGGCCGCTCCCAGGACGATGGCTCCGGCAGCTCCTCCAGCTCACTGCCCCTTAAGTTCAG GTCGGACGAGCGGCCCGTGAAGAAACGCAAGGGACAGGGCGGCCACTTGCAGAGGAAGAAGCTGCGGCTGCTGGAGACGATGCTGGAGGAGCAGCGCCGGCTGAGCCGCGCCCTGGAGGAGACGTGCCGCGAGGTGCGCCGCGGGCTGGACCAGCACAGCCTCCTGCAGGCGCAGGGCCTGCAGCTGCAGGAGCGCATGATGAGCCTGCTCGAGAAGATCATCGCCAAGTCCGGGGTCTAG